The window catggatggacggagctgtaacttatacatacagcatgacttcccttctttgtctctgttaatctagggagaaaatatccagcgatatttctccgtaggcctaaagttcggccatgacctaggcaaaataacttgcgcagccgcagaaacaagaaaatggaaatcttatgaagccgtcatcaacacgaacacaatgattgcagaagcaaactctgtacctacacgaccgagacacaagactgattatttcacagctgcaaagggtaagcttactcacgtcaggtcttcactgacaagctaggaacaggcggaaaattccaaacaaaagtaaatgacgtcaaagtctctttcgctttgcgtgtaactttgtcatgacgtctttttgtgacgacagtatacgcgacaatttgttcgcttccggtgtcattttagactgaaaagcaactcaaaagaagaagctaagcctgtgtcttgaaacagctgaaacagtcttttggattgccgtttcaatgttaaccaaaaagttaaagaaaaaaacaaggttcagttgcgaactgacagcggattgagcatttattcctgttgatgaaggtatgattgaagctttattctctccgtcaaccaacaagactagatttgtagcagacgaaaaacaaagtgtgcgtttttcctgtcttgtgaaggcgattatgtcgttataagttatctgtacgttgtaatgacatttcaaaacaaaatttagctttgatgcgtcacgggataataagcttatacgtttttatccatggaattgtttttttcgtctcggcagggtgaatgaattcattatgtcttttccggaactggacaaaactggccttgccaagactgaaacaaaatatagttctacaacttctaggcttgggttgattgcccatggtgaatttccaatgatttgttgccacatcccatgacaaattctctttactttggtcatgccatatatacgttacagttccgtccatgcatggtatcgcgtgatattttgtctcgacggggtgaaagaatataatgacgtcactctcggcagagcctcgagtgacgtcatcatattcattgacccagtctcgacaaaatatcaggcgataccatggatggacggagctgtaacttatacagcatgacttcccttctttgtctctgttaatctagggagaaaatatccagcgatatttctccgtaggcctaaagttcggccatgacctaggcaaaataacttgcgcagccgcagaaacaagaaaatggaaatcttatgaagccgtcatcaacacgaacacaatgattgcagaagcaaactctgtacctacacgaccgagacacaagactgattatttcacagctgcaaagggtaagcttactcacgtcaggtcttcactgacaagctaggaacaggcggaaaattccaaacaaaagtaaatgacgtcaaagtctctttcgctttgcgtgtaactttgtcatgacgtctttttgtgacgaaagtatacgcgacaatttgttcgcttccggtgtcattttagactgaaaagcaactcaaaagaaggagctaagcctctgtcttgaaacagctgaaacactcttttggattgccgtttcaatgttaaccaaaaagttaaagaaaaaaacaaggttcagttgcgaactgacagcggattgagcatttattcctgttgatgaaggtatgattgaagctttattctctccgtcaaccaacaagactagatttgtagcagacgaaaaacaaagtgtgcgtttttcctgtcttgtgaaggcgattatgtcgttataagttatctgtacgttgtaatgacatttcaaaacaaaatttagctttgatgcgtcacgggataataagcttatacgtttttatccgtggaattgtttttttcgtctcggcagggtgaatgaattcattatgtcttttccggaactggacaaaactggccttgccaagactgaaacaaaatatagttctacaacttctaggcttgggttgattgcccatggtgaatttccaatgatttgttgccacatcccatgacaaattctctttactttggtcatgccatatatacgttacagttccgtccatccatggtatcgcgtgatattttgtctcgacggggtgaaagaatataatgacgtcactctcggcagagcctcgagtgacgtcatcatattcattgacccagtctcgacaaaatatcaggcgataccatggatggacggagctgtaacttatacacatgcagaccacaggcactcgtcacgaggtgggcgtgGCCTATGgctgtcacttgtgatggacggggggtcttttcttatggtttatacattgtaatagtagtagtactgagagcgcacaggccccgcccactttgatcccgacccgatcgtgacgagtgcctgtgatgcagacagacagatctagatctagtgtctcgctttcttgcacagtgtcacctatgcttactgtgtgtgtgtgtgtgtgtgtgtgtgtgacggagtgattgagtttgtgttactgtttgtcgatttcttacgtgagccttgaaggcttcgcctcttgtcattaattcattaagaagcttgctggaaataacctataactagccctcgagactgtttaaacaaaatgcaacaaaaagtcttcttttcgtggaagttgataatttcacttattttcactctgtttttgataagcttctttagtttcctggtgtgcttcaaataatgctctcatcaacccgaaacagataatctagagcatattttaattaggctgacttgtacactaagttgtatcatgttattttgaaatatagggggccttttacagtgattcgtgaaggccgcttcactggtccatattaggccctttgtgattttttctgtatttaatttttgctgaatgtctatcaaagctatttctctctaattaggcctaacggttaacctaagagagaaggactaccaaacacaaaatgaaacttcttcgcaagaaaacaagctagttatcagcatgaaacaaaaagtggtccatattaggagcccttcccctacatgtaGGATAAAACCTATTTTCTCATTTTTATTCCAGCCACATCTCCTAGGATGAGCACAGTTGAAACACGGCGTAACTGTTTATACTCCGAGTATTTTGCACGCAACGCATGGATTGGACTGACTGACCGCGAGAGCGAGTCACATTTCAAATGGTCAAGCTCTCGTAATGCGGCAGGCTACACCAACTGGATGACTTCTCAACCAGACAACGCTGGTTCCATCGAACACTGCGTGGAACTCTACAACGGGGCTGATCGGCGATGGAGGTCTGTCTGGAACGATAATGTATGCCAGTGCTTAAGGGCATTCGTTTGCGAAAAATAGTAAGTGTGTATTGACTGTTCGTCTCagcctctctgtctatctgcttgtctgtctgtctgtctgtctgtctgtcggtcagtcTGTTGCGCCCGGGCCAAGTGCGTGTGAGCAAAACTTGCATCTTAAAGCAGCAAAATAAGAACTGGATATATTAATTGAACTGAGTTGAAGGATAGTTTTCGTTTCTTTTGTGAAGAGAACAGGGCGTGCATGTATTTCTTTTCAAGCTTTGATTTGACTGCATGTATTCCAGATCACTAGGATCGAGAGGGATCCGGAGAGAGCGccatgcgagtgtgtgtgtgtgtttatatgtgcgtgtgtgtgtgtgtttatgtgtgtgtgtgtgtttatgtgtgtgtgtgcgggccgCGGgcggacgtgtgtgtgtgtacatgcatgtgcGTCTGTGTACGCACGAGTTTATACGCACGTGTGTTTATTTAGTTTTGTGTAACAGCGGGTTAGTGCTTACATTTAACCCAGGTTATCTGTACAGTAGCTATGATTTGCTgcatgtggttgttgttttccaGGCCGACTGGCTACTAGCCATTGATGATGCAACTGACACCCAAACACGTGTCGAGTCACTGCATGATGGCCTCCAACTCGTCTTTTCAAATAAAAGATGTGGGCACTGAACTTGAATTTGTGTTAATTCTTGAATACATGACCTGATGCTTGGCCAGATCTGTGACGGCGAGTCGATTTTATTTTGGATTTTTTATTTGTACTAATTTATGTTatcttatttcttttttcttttgttttacacgggttttttgggttttttttcacgGGAAAGGCTGTGCTTTTTCGTCTGATATAGGCATATTGGTCGAACATGATTACTGCGAGAGAGCTTGTTATTCCAGAATATGCTACAAGCACTGTTTACTcagaacagagagagatatatagagagaggaTAACAACATAAAGGGTCTGTACAATGATGTTATAAGGccgggatgggggggg of the Littorina saxatilis isolate snail1 linkage group LG14, US_GU_Lsax_2.0, whole genome shotgun sequence genome contains:
- the LOC138947502 gene encoding perlucin-like protein isoform X1 — encoded protein: MLPEITVAFLLLNMVGANVENTRAVERHSPARCPHGWHSFNGHCYVVPNMMGDWEAAKIHCWAIHGYLVEITSSSENTFVADLLTLATSPRMSTVETRRNCLYSEYFARNAWIGLTDRESESHFKWSSSRNAAGYTNWMTSQPDNAGSIEHCVELYNGADRRWRSVWNDNVCQCLRAFVCEK
- the LOC138947502 gene encoding perlucin-like protein isoform X2, with translation MLPEITVAFLLLNMVGANVENTRAVERHSPARCPHGWHSFNGHCYVVPNMMGDWEAAKIHCWAIHGYLVEITSSSENTFVADLLTLATSPRMSTVETRRNCLYSEYFARNAWIGLTDRESESHFKWSSSRNAAGYTNWMTSQPDNAGSIEHCVELYNGADRRWRSVWNDNVCQCLRAFVCEK